In Pangasianodon hypophthalmus isolate fPanHyp1 chromosome 1, fPanHyp1.pri, whole genome shotgun sequence, the genomic window AAACCTCACACTTTGAATGTCCCCTTTGATTAAGGGTGGACATAAGCTCAGTTTAGTTTGTAATCAGGTAGCGGCCCAACCCAACCTCCATTGACATCTACATTACATAACGTtactaattaattttaatattacagtttagtatttagtattgcatttattgcacattgcacattatttgcacaaaactgcacatatctgcactttatatctttatatctatctgctgccaccatccatatatatatatatgcagtgtgtgtatgtatgtatatatatatatatatatatatatatattcttatacacattttttaatcccttcacacatttctttatatatatataaaaatattattttatgttggaacagttgtaaaaagcatttcacagcAAGATGTACTGTAcctggttatgcatgtgacaaataaaatttgaatttgaatttgaaaatttTCTGCCAAagttgtaaaatgtttaaatgacctaatgTTTTGATTTCAGGTTCTTTTCACGTGTGGGAACAGCAGTAGGCTTGCCAGTGTGTCTGAGCCACAGACGTGTGTGTACTTTCTGACGTTCGAGACGCCTCTCGTCTGTCACCCACACTCCCTCctgggtaagtgtgtgtttgtttgtgttttttttttttcctcattatatgacgtagggaataaaacacttggggtgtgctcttataggaatATAAACAAAGAATAGATTGGTGTGAGGTGGAGTTATTgtaatgactgttacaaagcattaaCAGTCACtggtactggagactccttccataaatgttaaataaacatctccttgcaaaaaaaagtcaccatatcaatgagtaCAGACAATAGTGCTGTAGTATAGCCTCTGTATAATGTTGCTTGAAgatgtaacagtgtgtgtgtgtgtgtgtgtgtgtgtgtgtgtgtgtgtgtgtgtgcagtgtatccAGTGCTAAGTGAGAAACTGCAGAAAGAATGGGATGAGATTGAACAAGCTCGATACGAAGAACTCATCACTGAACAGGTGAAcaacatgcacacgcacacacacacacacacacacacacacacacacacacaatatctaaAGCCAAACAAGACAtatatgttcatttttatgtcctgtgtttgtgtttagggCTACAACAAGATGCTGAGGGACGTGTTTGAAGAGGCTGGGTTTCTGAAACGAGCGAAACAGCCAATTAAACAAGAACAACACACGCCGAGTCCTAAACATCAGACTCTAGAACAGTGCACACaggtaggagtgtgtgtgtgtgtgtctgtgtgtgtgtgtgtatgagagagagagagagagagagagagagagagttgtatAGTATGTGCTCACAAAAAACGTGCAAATACAAtataatgaagtgtgtgttaacAGGAATTTGCGAAACAGCGTGGTGAAATCGAGCGACTGCGTTCTCTCCTCAGCCAACACAATATCTCATACGAAATGGCCAcaggtgagatacacacacacacacacacacacacacacattattgaTCTCTGACATACACGaacactgttacaggaaaataatcaacgacaggttGTTGTGATGTGTGATGACGACTACCTGAGTAgcaccatgaagttgatttaTTTCCCAATATCAGCACataccaaagtgttttattcttattatacaacagcaatcGTCAATGATTGCAAATTTTGAGTTGATTAAAGAATAgtacgtcatactttttatccatttagagttacatttaatgttattggATGCCCAAAACAAGTTTCTCTTATCATTTACATCATAACTTACACTGatgtggagatgtttatttaatgtttatggaaggagtctcaagtgtcagtgctttttatatatatatatatatatatatatatatatatatatatatatatatatatatatatatatatatatatatatatatatataaaaaactaaTCATTGGGaagttgctgtggtagaagagaaataaaacaattcaggaattaaattatgaaattatttggGTAGGGAAGAatgctggaattttttttggACGTGTTAAGAAGATTACTTTTAGCTTTCAGTAATGTGGAAACAATATGTTTGCCTAACTGAtaaagccacgcccactttcctctctctttttcaggaAGACCGACTATCCCGTTGACCACTGTGCAGGACCAGCACCTCAGGGGTGATACAGGGATCCTGGATAATATTTAATACCTACAGACTGcagtattttaatttaatgacttGGAGTTTCCCCTGAAAATGTGATAGTGATGTCATTTTAATCGAAGAACAATGCTGGCATATGAAACAATGTACAATCACTTGTTTgtacaaaaattatttaaaataaactgcaCAGAACCCCCCActatgtgaaaaaaatacaagacTGCAAAAGCACATTtactaaaatgtcatttattattagacaaATGGCACATCCTGGTGCCCTACATCTTTTCTACTGCTTGGAATTTCTACGCTTGTGACTCACCTGCTGCTCTGGCTGGCCCCTAAAAACAGGTTATTCCCAAGTCTCACTCTTGCTTCACTGAATAATCTCACATGGATATGTAGATTTGTacctgctgtaatcataaagactgtcctgtgctcatctcaGCACTCTTATTCAGAAATCTGCCCATgctgaacatcctgtaaacacacaccatACTGTTTCCTTGATTAAAATTTGTTAGCTAACATCATCTAACTGTATAACCTCCTAGCTGGGTTAGTTAGCTGGGTTATGACCCTGTGAGATTGCATTGGCAGCAGTGTGAAAAAATGTTGTAGCTGGCTTTGCATAGACCACACCCACCAATTTTGGAACTGgaagaaaatggagagaaaattCTACGTGATAAAGCTAGGCATTCATCATCAGAAAATGTAACATAGGAGTATGCCAATCACTATGTGAAAAGTTATTAGTTCCAGTACAGGGATTAGCGCCTGAAAGTCTACTGGGTGTTAACCATGTCCTCTTAACCTGTTTCAACATGCTCATTCACTTCCCTCCCCTCCTCccactcttcttcttctccttcttcttctccttcttcttcttcttcttcttctccttcttcttcttcttcttctccttcttctatCTCTGCTTCTATTTCTCGCTCTTCAATTATCACGCCATTCACCATTTGGTTGCTCTCGTcttctgactctgattctgtATCCTCACGCTTACAATGGATAAGTTCTCTGGCTCCACGTAGCTCTGCTTCTACTTCTGCGTCTTCCTGCACGAGTGTCTCTACACAGTTATTGCTTATTTCCGGGCTACTCTTAATGGATCTCAccacttccacttctgcctGTATGGTAACCTCTTTTTTGACCGGACTGTTGGTTTGATTTTCCAGGATTTCCTGCTCAACACTAATTTCCACTTTGTCTACATTTGTGTAATCTGGGGTTCGTCTTTCTCCAGTGATCTCGTTAGTTATGATCTGTCTTTGTGCGTCCAAAGTTCTCTGCATGTTCGCAGCTATATTCTGAAAGTACGCCTGTACGTCAGGGACGATGATTTTCAGGATATTTGTTTCTGCTTCAATCTTGGACACAGTGCTGTAtttctccctgatcttctctATCTCATGCTTGTGCTTCTCCTCAATTCCACTCCTCTTTTCCTCTATGCCTTCGGTCAGTCTTTCTATCTCTTCCTCACCTTGCCTCTGCATTTCTAAAGCTTCTTTCATCTGTATCTCTAACGCCTCCCTTTCCTCGTCTGTCTCTACAACCTCTAGCTTATGCTGAAGCACAGCCATCATCTTTGCCCAAGCCACGATCTTCTCGTGTTTTTTTCCAATCAGTTCTTTCACCATCGAGACGTAATCAAGAAACTCTTTTTCAAGAACCTCTgccctctcctcctcttcactcagtcttctctcctctctctttttgtaaATCCAGCTCTCTATCTCTTCCAGCTGCTCCTTTGGGTTTTGGAACATTTTGCTCAGCATGTCATCGCTCTTCTCCAGGATTTCGGGGACGACTGGCCCATGAGAAACATCCGCCATTTTATTCACTGCAAGCAATCATGCATAACTGTGTAGTTATGATAACACATTCCAATCAAAGAGGCCAAACCAAAATGTGCTGAAGCTAGAACAGTATTAAAGATGCATGTAAGTGCATCACCAATTCTGGAGTATTTTTTATAACACTAATTAAAAGGCACATCTGGAATGTTAAAGAGCTTATAGTTAAGTGATTTCACCTGTAATCACATGTTCCTGTTCTCCTTgacgttttttttcctcttccagTTCTCGCTCTTTGTCCTGCAGAATGACTCGAAGCTCCTCGACCTGTGTGTTCTTCTCCTGCAGTTTCTGTCCCAGTGTCTCCAGTTCCTTTAAACACATTTCCATCTCACCAGCCATATTCTTCAAATATTCGTCTCGCTCTTTTGCTAAATTCTCCACAACCGTGTCTCTACATTGTAGCAGCTTTGTCATCCTCATCAGCTCTCCTGTTGTGCTCTCCAACTGCTTTGTTTTATCTTCAAGCTCTTCCTCCTTGTTCTGCAGTAAGTTCTTCAACTCttcaaattacagaaaatacaaatatgCACTATTAACTATGgcttctgtatatatatatatatatatatatatatatatatatatatatatatatatatatatatatattattatatatatattatatatatatatattttaatgataaattCATCCTGCTCAGGTCAGTTGCATGCTCACCAAGTAAGTGGACAGATTCCTCTGTGTCTGCGGTGTCTTGTGCTGTGCTCTTCAGTCCCTCTGTGGATTTGCAAGCAGAAAAAGAGAATTAGGCTGGATTTTCAGGCACGAGTACAGGAAAATGTGGTGCACTGCACTTTAAGTCATGTGTAACATTAAACGGTAGCAGTGTATTTAATTATAGTTCTATGAACCCTAGATTACTACCAGGGCCGGTTCAAATCGCTCTTGGGTGTGTGCGCACACATGCTGAGGCTTACAACAGAGGTATGAAGTGATGTACATATGATGCAAtatttgcagtaaataatgcCTGTCCTACAGTAATCTTTTCCTGGAACCTTCTTGTCAACGTCTCGGTGCATTGGCACTAGTTCTGAATCACAAGGAACCCTGGCGGTTTCCTGCAGAATCACTGTTTACATATGTAACTAGCATTCTATTTCACCTCTCCTAGTCACTAAGAATCACTTGGATAACCTTGTGGAACCTGTGAAAATTGCACGGTGATACCCTGGTAGCAGCACCACCGTCTTCCTGGAGTTTTATGCTTCTAAGTAATGCCCATGAAGAGGAGATGAACCTTGTAGCATTCTAGCACGTGGTAGGGGATGGGTGTCTAGCACGCCATGGTGATGACATCCATTAACCAGTAGGCCAGCCACTGCTAAGTCAAGGGATACCCTTGTGTGATTCCTTATCCAGTTGGTCTGAAAATCAAATGGCCACCAGCTGGTCTAAATAGCATTGTAGGGTGCTTTACAGACTTACCTTCATGGAATGCCACAAGATCAAGAGATTGATGTACAAAATTGCATAATATGACCTTAGAAACAAATCCTGAGTTCAAACACAAGGTCACACCATAGTATCAATAGTGCAAGGCAGAGATGCCCTGCCAGACTCTGAGGGACTCGTGCCCCATTCAGAGAGGTTGTAATAAGCTTATGACCCCAGAGAGATACCAACAGTGGTGCTCTGATGTGTTGCAATGGCCTCCACATGCACCACCTTAAGTGTGGATGGGGACCTGCCACTGTCTAACAGGCACTGAAGAAAAGTTACTAATGTGGGAATCGGGTAGCGTTCTGGATCCAGTGAATGAGGTGCATGACATTTGCAGAACAGCTTCCTCCTAAGGGTATGGCTGCCCATGTATTAGGGGCTCTGGAGTTCCAGAGTGTTTCCTGGACTCCTGAGTCACAGTCCTCCGAGGGACCAAACCCACAGGCACAGGTAACCTGGCTGGGGATGCCACATCTCACCATTTGGGATAGCAGATCTCCTTAGGGAGGAAGCAACTAGCAAAAGCATCAGAGTACCCCAAGGTCTTGCTGGCAATCTTGAGGCCACAAGCTGAACTTGTGGCCTCTCAGTGCAATGTGGGAAGATGCCAgttctgtctgcctctctgtttaaAATCCTTCATTAAAGCTTTCAATAAAATCCTTGCACTCAGCCATAGTGAATTCCATCAGAAAAGGTACATTTGAAAGaactcaactttttttttcagttattggtGTTGTGGATTGTGTAGCCCTAATAGTTGATGTCACAGCTAGTTTAGATTATGTCAGGCCAAACCCAAGCCTAAGCCCCGTATGGGTGGAGAAAATTACTCAACCACACTAGTGGTATATAGCCACAGGACTGATAATAGATTGGATGGAGGGGGTGTGGTATACTCTGAGCAGatagcacaaaaaaaacccaacctGGCTAGCTGGATCTGATCCAACTCCTGCTATAAgcctaaccttaacccctaacctTAATGCACGCAACGGTGTAGACACTTATCCTAGCGGTTTGGCTGGGTCAAGTAGAACTCTACGTTTTTGGATAGACTTTTACAGCCTGACTCATAACTGAACTTGTGTAACTGGCTGCAGATACTTTAAAACTTTTCGGGTCAGGTGTGTTTAAAGGAACTGTTGACGCGTTTTGACATGTTTGGATACAACAGCCCTGAGAAATGCAGACACAGcacaattttattataatgGAGAGAATCCAGTCAAAGAACTCAACTTTTCCCCCAATTATTAGTACTATTACTAAttattatagtaatatataaCATCCAAATGTTTCTGAGCGGTCAGTATATTATCTTTAATTAGTAATATCAATGTCAATTTTGAGTATAACTCTCATCAATAATGCCTTAAGATGCCTCAATGCCTCTGGCTAGCAACTGTTTCTTCAAAAATTTAATTCTGCATGATTAtacactgtattaaaaaaaaaaaaagggcaaacaTTTACTAGCGCTTAGTCTGACGGGATACCTAATAAAGTTCACCTGTAATCTGCTGTTCTTCACTTTCCCCTAGatgtttcttttcctcctccagttCTCGCTCTTTGTCCTGCAGAATGACTCGAAGCTTCTCGACCTGTGTGTTCTTCTCCTGCAGTTTCTGTCCCAGTGTTTCCAGTTGCCTCTTACATGTTTCCAGCTCACTCGCCATGTTCTTTAAATGTTCCTCTTTCCGATTTGCCAGTTTACTCATATTCTCCAGGTCTATGTCTGTGTACAGCAGGAGACTCGACTTTGTCCTCAGCATTTCAGTTGTGCTTTCCAACTCTCTGGTTTTATCCTGAAGCTCTTTTTCCCGTTGCTGCAGTAATTTCTTCAACTCTAAggttgaaaaaagaaataaataatgcttttttttaatcattactgCTCATATGTTATTATCTGCTTAAAAGAAATGACTCCTTGAAAAAgaaatttacattcacattttaacTATACATTTAACTATCCATATATCTTTGGGCTTTTTAAGCA contains:
- the gnptg gene encoding N-acetylglucosamine-1-phosphotransferase subunit gamma, which encodes MIDVFIRQHLPLLACLVALVLGGKMKIVEEPNTFGLNNHLLSQGSQLQARVTPSPISGPPHLFRLAGKCFSYTESMYKYDFCPFHNVTQHEQSFRWNAYSGILGIWQEWEIENNTFIAMWMREGDSCGTKNRQTKVLFTCGNSSRLASVSEPQTCVYFLTFETPLVCHPHSLLVYPVLSEKLQKEWDEIEQARYEELITEQGYNKMLRDVFEEAGFLKRAKQPIKQEQHTPSPKHQTLEQCTQEFAKQRGEIERLRSLLSQHNISYEMATGRPTIPLTTVQDQHLRGDTGILDNI
- the LOC113534184 gene encoding golgin subfamily A member 6-like protein 25 isoform X2, which produces MFILICRYNRVFAYPGDDITLSSHLSPETSAVSMEVRWFRGTECIYLYKNGQVSVGRGFEGRASLLTQELKRGNVSLILKSISPMDTGTYSCQVLTGHNKVEKSVHLYMSGMEPLSPDKRPKLTEQDSVDMEESVLIFELKKLLQQREKELQDKTRELESTTEMLRTKSSLLLYTDIDLENMSKLANRKEEHLKNMASELETCKRQLETLGQKLQEKNTQVEKLRVILQDKERELEEEKKHLGESEEQQITEGLKSTAQDTADTEESVHLLELKNLLQNKEEELEDKTKQLESTTGELMRMTKLLQCRDTVVENLAKERDEYLKNMAGEMEMCLKELETLGQKLQEKNTQVEELRVILQDKERELEEEKKRQGEQEHVITVNKMADVSHGPVVPEILEKSDDMLSKMFQNPKEQLEEIESWIYKKREERRLSEEEERAEVLEKEFLDYVSMVKELIGKKHEKIVAWAKMMAVLQHKLEVVETDEEREALEIQMKEALEMQRQGEEEIERLTEGIEEKRSGIEEKHKHEIEKIREKYSTVSKIEAETNILKIIVPDVQAYFQNIAANMQRTLDAQRQIITNEITGERRTPDYTNVDKVEISVEQEILENQTNSPVKKEVTIQAEVEVVRSIKSSPEISNNCVETLVQEDAEVEAELRGARELIHCKREDTESESEDESNQMVNGVIIEEREIEAEIEEGEEEEEEGEEEEEEEGEEEGEEEEWEEGREVNEHVETG
- the LOC113534184 gene encoding golgin subfamily A member 6-like protein 25 isoform X1, with amino-acid sequence MFILICRYNRVFAYPGDDITLSSHLSPETSAVSMEVRWFRGTECIYLYKNGQVSVGRGFEGRASLLTQELKRGNVSLILKSISPMDTGTYSCQVLTGHNKVEKSVHLYMSGMEPLSPDKIGPKLTEQDSVDMEESVLIFELKKLLQQREKELQDKTRELESTTEMLRTKSSLLLYTDIDLENMSKLANRKEEHLKNMASELETCKRQLETLGQKLQEKNTQVEKLRVILQDKERELEEEKKHLGESEEQQITEGLKSTAQDTADTEESVHLLELKNLLQNKEEELEDKTKQLESTTGELMRMTKLLQCRDTVVENLAKERDEYLKNMAGEMEMCLKELETLGQKLQEKNTQVEELRVILQDKERELEEEKKRQGEQEHVITVNKMADVSHGPVVPEILEKSDDMLSKMFQNPKEQLEEIESWIYKKREERRLSEEEERAEVLEKEFLDYVSMVKELIGKKHEKIVAWAKMMAVLQHKLEVVETDEEREALEIQMKEALEMQRQGEEEIERLTEGIEEKRSGIEEKHKHEIEKIREKYSTVSKIEAETNILKIIVPDVQAYFQNIAANMQRTLDAQRQIITNEITGERRTPDYTNVDKVEISVEQEILENQTNSPVKKEVTIQAEVEVVRSIKSSPEISNNCVETLVQEDAEVEAELRGARELIHCKREDTESESEDESNQMVNGVIIEEREIEAEIEEGEEEEEEGEEEEEEEGEEEGEEEEWEEGREVNEHVETG